The genomic window TCGACTAAGAAACAACGCCTTCGACAGGTCGTTTTTCCTTATCTTCGGTATCGAAGTTGGTGACCATGGCTTCGGTCGTCAACATCAAACCGGCGATGCTGCCCGCGTTTGTCAACGCGGTGCGTGCGACCTTCACAGGGTCAATCACGCCCGCCTTCAACATGTCGCAGTACTGACCGGTGTTGGCATCGTAGCCGATCGTCGGCCCTTTTTGCAGCACTTCGTCAACCACCACGCTGCCGTCGATGCCGCCGTTATCAGCGATTTGACGCATCGGAGCATCCAACGCTTGCAAAATAATGCCAACGCCGATCTTCTCGTCGCCCCGAGCTTTCTTCTGCGCCGCTTCGACCGCTTCGCGACAACGCACCAAGGCAACGCCACCGCCGGGAAGAATACCTTCTTCGACTGCGGCACGCGTGGCATGCAGTGCGTCTTCCAAACGAGCCTTGGTTTGCTTCATCTCGGCTTCGGTTTCGGCACCCACACTGATGACCGCCACACCGCCGGCGAGCTTCGCCAAACGCTCTTGGTATTTTTCCTTGTCGTACTCGCTATCGGTTTGCTCGATTTGAGCGCGGATCTGGGCCACTCGCTTGTCGATGTCGGCACGCTTTCCGCTGCCTTCGACAATCGTGGTGTTGCCCTTGTCGACGTTGACCTTCTTGGCGCGACCGAGTTGCTCCAACGTCACATTTTCGAGTTGGATCCCCAAGTCTTCGCTGATCAACGTTCCGCCCGTCAACGTGGCGATATCGCCAAGCATGGCCTTGCGGCGATCGCCAAAGCCAGGAGCCTTGACGGCACACACATTCAACGTGCCACGCAACTTGTTGACCACCAACAACGTTAACGCTTCCGCATCCACGTCTTCGGCAATGATCAACAAAGGTTGACCGGTCTGAGCCGTCTTTTCCAACAACGGAACCAGATCGCGAATGTTGCTGATCTTCTTCTCGTAAAGCAGAACGAGGGCGTCTTCAAGAACCGCCTCCATCGTGCTTGGATCGTTGATGAAGTAGGGGGAGATGTAGCCCTTGTCGAACTGCATCCCATCGACGTAATTGACTTCGGTCTCGCGGCTCTTGCCTTCTTCGACCGTGATCACGCCGTCCTTGCCCACTCGCTCCAACGCATCGGCCAACAAGTTACCGATCACTTTGTCATTGTTGGCGCTGATCGCTCCAACGTTCGCGATTTGCTCTTTGTTCTTGACCGGTTGGCCCATCGCGATCAATTGCTCGGACGCCGCTTGAACCCCCTTGTCGATTCCACGACGAATCGCCGCTGGATTGCTACCGGCAACGATGTTGCGGAGCCCTTCTTTGAAGATCGCACGAGCCAAAACGGTGGCGGTGGTCGTACCGTCGCCGGCGAGGTCGCTGGTCTTTTGAGCGACCTCGATGACCAACTTGGCTCCCATGTTCTCGAAACGATCTTCGAGTTCAATTTCTTTAGCGACCGTGACACCGTCTTTGGTTACGGTGGGTCCGCCAAACGACTTGTCGATGATCACATTGCGACCGGTCGGTCCCATCGTTACGGCGACCGCATTGGCCAACTTGTCGACGCCCGCCAACATGCGAGCCCGCGCGTGGTCGTCAAATAGCAGTTGTTTTGCCACGAGTGAATTCCTGTAATGAATATTGCTGTTGTTCGTTCTATTGATTCAGCGGCGGTGACACACACGCCGCCGAGCTATTTCGCCAACCCCCTTACCGCAAAGCAAACCTGCTCTGCGGGAGTGCGAAAATCGAAAGCGCTGTAAACTACAGAACCTTGGCCAAGATATCGCTCTCACGAAGGATCTTCATTTCGCGGCCATCGACTTCGATGTTGCTTCCGCCGTACTTGCCGTAAATCACCACGTCGCCCACGGTGACACTTAGCTCACCACGGTTTCCGCTATCCAACATCTTGCCAGGCCCGACAGCGACCACGGTGCCACGCTGTGGTTTTTCGCGAGCCGAATCGGGGAGCACGATACCGCCCGCGGTGGTTTCTTCCGCTTCGACAGGCTCAACAACAATGCGATCATCCAACGGACGTAGGTTCATTTTTGCCATAGTATTTTTCTTATCTGTATTGAGAGTTGTGTTTAAAAAGGATTCGTTCAAATGGGCCGCAGAACGAGGGTTCTGCGGACGGAAAAAGCGTGCCTCGCGGGAGGGATCGTCTCCGAAACGATGACGTCACGAAAGACGATCCCAATCTCGATGCGAGGCGAGTGCATTACATCATGCCGCCCATGCCACCCATGCCGCCCATGCCGCCCATGCCTGGCATGCCGCCGCCCATTCCACCCATGCCACCCATGCCGTGATCATGGCCATGGTCGCCACCGGCTTCCTCTTCTTCGGAAGGAATTTCGGTGACAAGCGATTCGGTCGTCAACAATAGCGACGCGACGCTCGCTGCATTGGTGAGCGAGGTACGAACCACCTTGGCAGGGTCCACGATTCCAGCGGCGACGAGATCACAATAGGTCTCGGCGTTCGCATCGTAACCGTCATGCTTGCCCTTCATCTGCAAGACACGATTGACCACGACGGCGCCATCGAGCCCCGCGTTGTTCGCAATCGCGCGAAGCGGTTGATCGAGGATATTACGAATGATTCGGACGCCGAGCTTCTGGTCGCCTTCGGTTTCCTTCTCCAATTTCTCAACCACACTGCGGCAACGCAGTAGGGCGGTTCCCCCACCGGGAACGATTCCTTCTTCGAGTGCCGCTTGGGTCGCAGCGCGAGCGTCGTCCAAAAGAGCCTTGCGCTCTTTCATTTCCGTTTCCGTGGCAGCCCCGACGGTGATCTGGGCAACACCACCGGCCAACTTCGCCAAACGCTCTTGCAACTTCTCGCGATCGTAATCGCTGTCGGTGTTGCTGATTTCGCGGCGGATTTGCTCGACACGTCCCTCGATATCGGCCTTCTTTCCCGCACCGCCAACCATGGTGGTCGCTTCGCTGGTGATGGTGATCTTCTTGGCGCGGCCCAAGTCGCTGAGCTTGACGCTTTCCAAATCGATGCCGAGATCCTTGAAGATCGCCTTGCCACCGGTCAACACGGCAATGTCGCCGAGAATCGCTTTGCGACGATCGCCGTACCCCGGTGCCTTGACAGCACAAACAGTCAAGATGCCACGCATTTTGTTGACAACCAAGGTCGCAAGCGCTTCGCCTTCGATGTCTTCGGCGATGATCAACAATGGCTTCTTCGCCTTGCTAACCGCTTCGAGCAACGGAATCATCTTCTTGTTCGCACTGATCTTCTCTTCGAAGAGCAACACGTAGCAATCTTCGAGTTCGACCGAAACTTCGTCTTGGTTGGTAACGAAGTGAGGCGACAGGAATCCGCGATCGAACTGCATCCCTTCGACCACGTCGACGGTGGTTTCGTTCGTACGGCCTTCTTCGACCGTGATCACACCATTCTTACCCACCTTGGTGAACGCATCGGCGAGCACGTTGCCGATTTCGGGATCGTTGTTTCCAGCGATCGTTGCGACTTGCTTGATGTCGCTCTTGCTCTTTTCGTCAATGGGCTTGGCAAGCTTACCGATTTGAGCAACCACGGCGTCCACCCCCTTGGCGATCCCACGCGAAAGCGCCATTGGATCCGCCCCCATGGCGACCATTTTCAGGCCTTCACGGAAGATTGCTTCGGCCAAAACCGTTGCCGTAGTCGTACCGTCGCCGGCGACGTCGTTCGTCTTGCTAGCGGCTTCTTTGACGAGTTGAGCACCAAGGTTCTCAAACGGATCGTCTAATTCGATGTCTTCAGCAACCGTCACACCATCTTTGGTGACTTTCGGGGAGCCCCAGCCTTTATCCAACACGGCATTGCGACCGCGAGGTCCCAAGGTGCTGCGGACGGCTCGCGCCAATTTGCTGACACCGGCCAACAATGGCCCGCGTGCATCGTCGTCGAAAACGATTTGCTTTGCCACGACGTTTTTCTCCTGTGGTTTCGTCTAATGAATGCTGCCGCTTGGCACTCACCCCAAAAGCAGGGGTACAGAGCCGAACAACAACAAAGTAAAGGGATGTGATCAAAAATGTGTGTCTGCCGGAAAAGGCAGCCGAACCCGTACATTTCCGGGTGGCACGCGCTCTCGCGGGTGAAACGTAAGTCTGCAACGGTGGCAGCAGCCAACCGGTTGGCCTCCCTGGAGAGCAACCCGTGTGCCACGAACACAAAAAGATCCCTAAGTCCAATCCAACAAAGGATTTAAAAAACAAAGCCCGCCTCGCACCCCAATTCCCAATCAAAACGCAATGTCAGGTTGGCAGAACTTCGTCTCGATCACCTCCGCCACCATCACGCCCCACTAATCACAAAAGCCACCGCCCCCCTTTTGGCCCTCCGCGTGAGAGACCTCCAGTCGCGAGCCGCGCTCCCAGCCAGAGCGTGTTCTCAGCCAGAGCGGCCACCCCACAGAGCAGCAGTGAAGGGGGAGGGCAGCGGAAGGGGGGACCAGTAGACGCAAGGGACAGAAGACGCCAGGGACAGAAGACGCCAGGGACAGAAGACGCCAGGGACAGTAGACGCCAAGGAAGGACGAGGGTGAGGGGGGCGAGGAGGCGGGCGAGGAAGAACCTCCCAGCCCAGACAGGCCGCTTGTCCTCGTGAGCTTCCCCCCCTGCCACATCCACAACCTGGATGACGAGAGGGGCCAAATCGGCTTCGCCACTTGAATCTACCCCCCGACGAACTTCAATGGCGAGAAAATCGATCCATGACGTGGAGGCCACTCCAGGTGTCGGCGACCGAACGGATGGGGGACAACAAACTCAATTTGACCGTTTTAACCGTCACCAACAGGCCCGGAACGTTTGCCATTCAGAGGAAGTTTACTCAAGAAACGTTGACCGAACGCTGCTTCAAACGTCCACTTGCTCATGTAGTCTCGCGCGGATTGTGTCCGGGCGTGCAAACATGTTTCTCTCGCACGGGTAACACTGGATGTCGAAACGACGACGCCTGACCGCTGTTCTCACATTTGCTGCCGCTAGCTTTGCCGCGGCCGATGCGCCAGCCTGCTTCCTAACCGACTGGCTCTACGGACGACAACCCGCCTACGTCGCTGGCTACGCTCCCTATCCCGTAGCCTCGCCCTATGCGGTCAACTACGGGTATGCGGCCAACTACGGGGCCGCCCCGGTTGCCTATGCGGCGGGTTATGCGCCCGCGTCGCCGATGGTCGCGGCGTATCCTCCCGCGTCGCCCCTTTATAGCGCCGCGTATGGTGCGACTCCGCTGACGCCATCGGCAACGCCGCGGTATCAAATCAGCGGGGTCTACCAAGCCCAACAACCCGCTTACGCCTACAACAACCCTTCGGTTTACACGGGAATGCCAGTGGCGAGTCCGGCGACGGCGCAAACGTCGTATAGTCTGCCCCTCAATTCAACGCCCACTCCGATTGCAACGGCTTATCCTCCTGCGACGCTCCCGACTGCGACCATCCCAATTCCCAACGGCGGTATTCCGCTCGCACAACGTCTTCGCGGTAACGCGCCCACGTCGTCGTTCTATGGCGGGGGCAACACCTATCCGATGCAACCATCAGCATCGCAGTCGTACTCGGCAGGGTATGCCGTGCCAGCGACCGCAATGCCCGCAACCCAAACGGCCCCCCTGTACGTAGTCCCGACGCAACCGCGTGTGGGTGGACTGGGACGCTTTTTCAGTTCGCTCTTTGGCACCAACTACCAAACCTCCTATTACCGTGCCCCGGTGACGTACTATCGTCCGGTGACCTCGATCGACCCGGTATCGGGCACGACGGTCACGACCCAGCGGGCATGCACCTCGTACCTCGACCAACTGCAACGTTCTCCGTACAGCAGTCTCGGTGCGAACCAGCCCAGCGTTTACTCGCCCACTCCGATCGGACAACCGGTCCCCGCCGGAGCCCCCGCGGACACTTCCCCGTTGAGCCCTCCGAGTTTGAGCGGCGGGCAATTTGCCCCCGCGTATGGCCAGCCTCCTGCGTACGGGAGCGTGACGTCGCAATCCCCACCGTCTCCCATCGGCAACGTGAACCAAGCCGGTGCGACGGTCGATCCCAACCGCCAATTCACGATCCCGATCCCTTCCACCACGATGGATCCCTACGCATCGTCCAACGGCAACAGCTCTAGCGCGCCACCGAGTGCCGGCTACGCTCCAAGCAATCTTGTTCCCAACGGTTACACCCCCAACACCGAACCCCTATCGGGAGCACCTTCGCCGGAGGGCAATGACCGCGCTCCGCTAGATCCGCCGCGACTCGAGTCAGCTCGCCCTAGCCAAACCGACACCCAAGACCGTTACCCCAGCGACATTGACCGCTACCTGGACGACCACCGCGACAACACCAGCCCCAGTGCAGGTGAACCCGCAAAATCCAAAATGCAGTGGCAACTGCAAAACCCAGCGGACTCGTCCGTGTTTGGATCCAATTCAACCGAGGCCTCCGACCGCATGATCACGGCCAATGAAAAATCAGAGCAAAGCAACCTCGGCTACTCCAGCGCCCATCCCATTCAAGCGCCACCAAACTACGTCTCTCCGTTCCGGCGTCAGACGTTAGAGGTACAACCTCAACCCACCGAGCGTGAGCAACCACTCACGGCACCGCCTCTGCCACCAAGCAGCGAACAACCGATCAACGCATCCAACCGTGAGCGCAGCCGCTATGCGATTCCGCTGCGAGAAGCGGCACTCGTACGTGAACGAACGCGTGAATCGGAAATGTTGCCCCCGGTGAATCGGACTTATCAACCCGTATCGCGTCAATCAGAAACTCGCACGCCCGCCAAACGCAAACGTCAAGAATCGGGCTGGGGTGCCATCACTCCGTGAGCGGAGACCGCCCCCTTGCCTCGACACGGGGCCTCCTTGCCTCGACATTGGCTTGCCTTGACTTTGGGTTGCCTTGACACGGGCTCGCCTTGACATTGGGTTGCCTTGACACGGGCTTACCTTGACACGGGGCACTAAAAGCGAAGGCAACAAAAAATTCTGCGTCGGGAACCGGCCAACCTCGGTTTCGTCCACGGTTGGGGTTTGGTAGAGTCTAAAGCTACGCAGGATGGGTGGCCGAGTGGTCGAAGGCAGCAGTCTTGAAAACTGCCGTAGGGGTAACTCTACCGTGGGTTCGAATCCCACTCCATCCGCTTCGGTGATTGCCTCGCGGCAAATACGAATCGCGTCGCGGGCGACCTCCCTTAGCGTCCTCACCGCTTGTTGTTGACGGACCTAGAACGAGGACGATGCTGCCGTGAGCCAACTGACCAAAATCGACCATCCGTTGGCGGCGCACCATCTTTGCACGGTGCGGGACAAGGCGACCCCGTGCAGTGAATTCCGAGCCGCCGTCGGCCGTTTGGCTGTGCTGGTCGGAGTCTATGCCACCGCAGACCTGCCGACGCGATCCACGGTGATTCAAACGCCAATCGCCGACGCGAATTGCCAACAACTCGCCTCTCCGATCGGGTTGGTCCCGATTTTGCGAGCGGGACTCGGCATGGTCGCTCCGCTACAGGATCTGTTGCCCGACGCCACCGTTTGGCATCTGGGGCTGTACCGCAATGAAGAAACCGCAGAACCGGTCGGCTACTACGACAAACTTCCCGACGGGGGTGCACCACACACCGCCCTAGTGCTTGACCCGATGCTCGCGACGGGCGGCTCAGTCGAAATGGTCATTCGTCGACTGAAAAGTTGGGGTGTTGCTGAAATCCGAGTGCTCAGCATCATTGCTGCCCAGCCCGGCATCGATCGAGTGCAACGCGATTTCCCCGATGTCAAACTTTACGTCGCCACGGTCGATCCGGAATTGAACGAACAATCGTTCATCGTGCCGGGGCTGGGGGATGCTGGCGACCGCATCTTCAACACGCCACCGCACGAATAACGCGTTTTGGCGAGCGGCAAGCTGAACCGGACAAGCACGCAGCGGGCCTCATAACGCAGCAAGCTAGCTAGCCCGGCGCACTCGTGCCTTGCCGATTTCTCGACAGCCCGATCGCCCCCCTCTTTTTTTCGGTTGGCAACGGGAATGGACGGCATTGGTTTACCGCTTATGCGTTGTTACCCCTCGCTTTTCGCGTAGTGGACAAGGCGACGAACCCCCGTTCGTTCCTTTTTTGCGATCCCCCCGTTGCCTCGCCCAGCACGCTCGACCCTAATTTCCTAGCTGTAATGCAGCACTAAACGGGACGATTCCTAATACCCGTCACTTCAAAATTAACGCATGCGAATTATCAAATCACAAACCGCTAGCTAGCATTTCCATCAAACCCCGCTTAATAGGCACAAGCGACACCTCCCCACAGGGCTATTCCGGTTAAGATCCGATGAAAATCGCTTTGACCACATCGAAAATCCTGGGATACTAGAAGAGGAGGGAGCTGGATCACTCAACGACGTCTCATTATTCTCCTCCACCGGCTCCCAAGGGCGATTATGTTTCCTGTATACTGAGTACGTCCTTCATTGCAGAGCGAATTATATAGTTTTCATTGATGTTTTTTTGCCTCCATCTCCATCAACGGAAGGCCTTTTCAGATGACAACCAAGACACCTGCCCCCGCGATTGAAAGTCGAGAGGCGATCTGCGACGTTTCCGACGAGGGACTGATCACGCAGTATCAAAGCTCGGGTGACCGCAGCATTTTCGAGACGTTAATTCAACGTTACGAGCGTGAGATATTCAGTTATTTACGACGCTACGTCGGCAATTCCGAGATCGCCGAGGACGCATTCCAGGGGACCTTTTTACAGGTCCACCTAAAATGTCAGCAATTCGATTCGTCTCGACGATTCCGTCCTTGGCTGTACGCGATTGCGACGAATCAAGCGATTGACGCGCAACGACGAAACAAGCGGCACCGCATGGTCAGCCTGGATCGCAACAACAGCAACGAGAAAGATGAGCGTTCGGGCAGTTGGTCGGAAAAGTTAGTGGGGGACACCCCTGATCCTCACGTCGCGGCGGCGCAAGAAGAGAACAGCCGCTGGGTAAACCATTCCGTCGAGAGCCTTGGCGAATCGATGCAACAGGTCATCAATTTGGTTTACTACCAAGGTTTAAAGTACCGCGAAGCTGCGGACATTTTGGGGATTCCGGTCGGAACGGTGAAGAGTCGCCTGCATGCGGCGGTTCAGCGTTTGGGCATTTTGTGGGAAGAGTCTCACGAAGAACGAAGCGAGTAAATTCTCGATCAACCAGCGACACGGTTCGTCAAAACGTCGAACCACATGCGCAGCACGCGCGTAGAACACGAAGAATGATTCGAGCCGTTATGGTCTCGTTGATCCCGTGATTTCAAACCAGTGTTGAAAGTTGATGCACGAAGACTTGCTCGGTTATTTGCTAGGCGCCCTTGAGCCGCACGAGATGGATCGTGTGGCCAAGTTGCTCCAGGAAAGCCCCGCAGCGCGTCGCGAACTCGAACAGATCGAGCGCGCCTTGCGTCCGCTCGAAGAGCACTACCAGCCCCCCGAGAGCCCTCCCCAAGGGCTGGTTTCCCGGACGTTGGCGAACCTCCCCCCGCTGCCCAAACCCGGCGAGAACGCCCCTGATCCCGTTGTCTTCGCCGACGTTGATCGCGTCTCGGAGGAAGACCAAGTCACCCTGCCTGCGATGAATAGTGGCAACGGCGTCGACCCTTCGCGACACGCTCCCTTCACTTGGCTCGACTGGGTTGGCGGCGCCTTGGCGACCGCAATTCTGCTGGCCTTGCTTTTGCCATCCTTGGTGGAAGGTCGTTTTGAAGCTCGAAAAATTGCCTGCCAGGACCAACTCCGCCAATTTGGAACGGCGCTGACTCAGTACGTTTCCCGGGATCACCAAAACCGCTTACCCGCGGTGGCCAAGGAAGGGCCCGAAGCGTTCGCCGGGGTGTACTTCATGCGTCTCAACGATGCCGGACTTCTTGGGGATGGCCCAGGACGCTGGTGTGCATCGCTCGGTCGCCCCGAGGAACTTGACGTTGCGATCGAGAGCCCGAATGAATTCGCCTCGGTCAAAACATTGCACGAAGCGTCGATCGACCGGCTAAAAGAGATCCAGCGATTGGCGGGTGGCCATTATGCCTACACCCTGGGCGTGGTGGATGGACAACAATTTGAGTCGCCAAAATTCGAATCACGGTCCTCGTTTGCGGTGATGTCCGACGCGCCGACCCTCCGCTTTAGCGGTGCGGAAACTCAGCCGCAAAGCATGGGGCACAGCGGCTTTGGCATCAACGTCCTGTACGAAGATGGGCGGGTCCAATTCCTGTCGCTTTCATCGCTCGATGGAATT from Novipirellula galeiformis includes these protein-coding regions:
- the groL gene encoding chaperonin GroEL (60 kDa chaperone family; promotes refolding of misfolded polypeptides especially under stressful conditions; forms two stacked rings of heptamers to form a barrel-shaped 14mer; ends can be capped by GroES; misfolded proteins enter the barrel where they are refolded when GroES binds), producing MAKQLLFDDHARARMLAGVDKLANAVAVTMGPTGRNVIIDKSFGGPTVTKDGVTVAKEIELEDRFENMGAKLVIEVAQKTSDLAGDGTTTATVLARAIFKEGLRNIVAGSNPAAIRRGIDKGVQAASEQLIAMGQPVKNKEQIANVGAISANNDKVIGNLLADALERVGKDGVITVEEGKSRETEVNYVDGMQFDKGYISPYFINDPSTMEAVLEDALVLLYEKKISNIRDLVPLLEKTAQTGQPLLIIAEDVDAEALTLLVVNKLRGTLNVCAVKAPGFGDRRKAMLGDIATLTGGTLISEDLGIQLENVTLEQLGRAKKVNVDKGNTTIVEGSGKRADIDKRVAQIRAQIEQTDSEYDKEKYQERLAKLAGGVAVISVGAETEAEMKQTKARLEDALHATRAAVEEGILPGGGVALVRCREAVEAAQKKARGDEKIGVGIILQALDAPMRQIADNGGIDGSVVVDEVLQKGPTIGYDANTGQYCDMLKAGVIDPVKVARTALTNAGSIAGLMLTTEAMVTNFDTEDKEKRPVEGVVS
- the groES gene encoding co-chaperone GroES, with the translated sequence MAKMNLRPLDDRIVVEPVEAEETTAGGIVLPDSAREKPQRGTVVAVGPGKMLDSGNRGELSVTVGDVVIYGKYGGSNIEVDGREMKILRESDILAKVL
- the groL gene encoding chaperonin GroEL (60 kDa chaperone family; promotes refolding of misfolded polypeptides especially under stressful conditions; forms two stacked rings of heptamers to form a barrel-shaped 14mer; ends can be capped by GroES; misfolded proteins enter the barrel where they are refolded when GroES binds), with amino-acid sequence MAKQIVFDDDARGPLLAGVSKLARAVRSTLGPRGRNAVLDKGWGSPKVTKDGVTVAEDIELDDPFENLGAQLVKEAASKTNDVAGDGTTTATVLAEAIFREGLKMVAMGADPMALSRGIAKGVDAVVAQIGKLAKPIDEKSKSDIKQVATIAGNNDPEIGNVLADAFTKVGKNGVITVEEGRTNETTVDVVEGMQFDRGFLSPHFVTNQDEVSVELEDCYVLLFEEKISANKKMIPLLEAVSKAKKPLLIIAEDIEGEALATLVVNKMRGILTVCAVKAPGYGDRRKAILGDIAVLTGGKAIFKDLGIDLESVKLSDLGRAKKITITSEATTMVGGAGKKADIEGRVEQIRREISNTDSDYDREKLQERLAKLAGGVAQITVGAATETEMKERKALLDDARAATQAALEEGIVPGGGTALLRCRSVVEKLEKETEGDQKLGVRIIRNILDQPLRAIANNAGLDGAVVVNRVLQMKGKHDGYDANAETYCDLVAAGIVDPAKVVRTSLTNAASVASLLLTTESLVTEIPSEEEEAGGDHGHDHGMGGMGGMGGGMPGMGGMGGMGGMGGMM
- the upp gene encoding uracil phosphoribosyltransferase, with translation MSQLTKIDHPLAAHHLCTVRDKATPCSEFRAAVGRLAVLVGVYATADLPTRSTVIQTPIADANCQQLASPIGLVPILRAGLGMVAPLQDLLPDATVWHLGLYRNEETAEPVGYYDKLPDGGAPHTALVLDPMLATGGSVEMVIRRLKSWGVAEIRVLSIIAAQPGIDRVQRDFPDVKLYVATVDPELNEQSFIVPGLGDAGDRIFNTPPHE
- a CDS encoding RNA polymerase sigma factor, translating into MTTKTPAPAIESREAICDVSDEGLITQYQSSGDRSIFETLIQRYEREIFSYLRRYVGNSEIAEDAFQGTFLQVHLKCQQFDSSRRFRPWLYAIATNQAIDAQRRNKRHRMVSLDRNNSNEKDERSGSWSEKLVGDTPDPHVAAAQEENSRWVNHSVESLGESMQQVINLVYYQGLKYREAADILGIPVGTVKSRLHAAVQRLGILWEESHEERSE
- a CDS encoding anti-sigma factor family protein is translated as MMHEDLLGYLLGALEPHEMDRVAKLLQESPAARRELEQIERALRPLEEHYQPPESPPQGLVSRTLANLPPLPKPGENAPDPVVFADVDRVSEEDQVTLPAMNSGNGVDPSRHAPFTWLDWVGGALATAILLALLLPSLVEGRFEARKIACQDQLRQFGTALTQYVSRDHQNRLPAVAKEGPEAFAGVYFMRLNDAGLLGDGPGRWCASLGRPEELDVAIESPNEFASVKTLHEASIDRLKEIQRLAGGHYAYTLGVVDGQQFESPKFESRSSFAVMSDAPTLRFSGAETQPQSMGHSGFGINVLYEDGRVQFLSLSSLDGIPDHPWLNHRGQVEAGVNIDDASLAPSWRPPFTDVRQR